The following DNA comes from Deinococcus detaillensis.
TGCGCTGCCCAGATCCCACCGACTCACGGATGGCCTGTTCCTGATGTGGGAGTAGCTTGCGTTTGCGGCCCCCGACACGGCCCTCTAACCGGGCCTGTTCCAGTCCCGCATTGGTGCGCTCCCGGATCATGGCACGCTCAAACTCCGCAAAGGCCCCCACCATCTGCATCATCATCCGGCCTGCTGGCGTGGTGGTATCTATCGCCTCGGTCAAACTGCGAAAGCCCACGCCTTTCTCTCCCAATAGCTCCATCAGGTGCAGAACATCTTTGAGGCTGCGGCTGAGACGGTCTAGCTTCCAAACCACAACCACGTCTCCAGCGCGAAGCTGGTCCAGCATTTTGTGTAGTTCGGGGCGGTCCCAGCGGCCACCAGAAGCGTGTTCGGTGAACAGGCGCTCTGCCCCTCCTGTTTTCAATG
Coding sequences within:
- a CDS encoding recombinase family protein; protein product: MQVGYARVSKQNEQDTAAQLRALKTGGAERLFTEHASGGRWDRPELHKMLDQLRAGDVVVVWKLDRLSRSLKDVLHLMELLGEKGVGFRSLTEAIDTTTPAGRMMMQMVGAFAEFERAMIRERTNAGLEQARLEGRVGGRKRKLLPHQEQAIRESVGSGQRTAAQCARLFGVHPSTITRLLQRQP